TTCTTTTATCGAATAGCTGTCTAACAGGTCAATAACCTCAACAACATAATTGCTGTATTGTTGCTTTAAAGCGTCAGATTTGGTATTTCTGTAGCGATTCAGGAAATAATAGGCTATGCCTATTGCGCCGTGTAAAAAGTCGTAGTTTTTTAGCTGCATGTTTCGCATCATTTCCGAATGCAGGTAGGTATCCATTGGCGATAACAGGTCGTCATTATCGTTATCGATAAAACCTTCCTGTTCCAAATGGTCAATTACCCACGCCATGCCCGAAATCCCGGTACAGTAAGTCGGATAGTTGTAGCCGTTGTTCATTTTTTCAAGACATTCCATCAGGATATCTGAAGCAACATCAGAATACTGGTCATCCTGAACCAGGCGGGAATAGTAAAAAAGGAATAATGTTAAACCGGAACTGCCCACTAAAACACCGGTATCGGTTTCGTGCTGGTATTTTTCCGCAATGGCCTGGTAGATTTCCTGAAGTTTCGCGTATAGGTCGTTTTTAAGCATATTTTTCTTAAATATTTGAGATAAGTCTAATGGTTTTCGGCTTAACATTTAAGAATGGCAGCCAAACAAATTTAGAAACAAATAATGAAAGAAAAAACTTAAAAATGTAATTACTGCAATAAAAAGCTGTAGCAGGTGAGGAGTTTGTTGCTTTTTTGTATTGAAGCCTTATAAAATATAATGGTTTGGCTCTTTTGTTGCAAAATGTTTTTGAAATCGATTTTAGAAATCGGTTTCAAAAACATTAGCTGAAAAGCCGGATATATTTTTAAGCACCTGCGATTTGTAATTGGTATAAAACAGGTGGGTGCTTTCTGCTTCGGTAGTATTGAGCAGGTTGTTTTGTTTCAGTACATTTTTAGTTTGTCTGGCAACCGCTTCCCCGGAATCAATGATCTTAATATGAGCCGGAATGATTTCTTTTATCTGTGGCAAAAGGAAAGGGTAGTGCGTGCAGCCAAGCACCAGGTAATCAATATTGGCTTCGACCATCGGTTTAAGATAGGTTTTGAGCAGTTCCTTGATCTCGTCCGATTCCAGATCGCCATTTTCAATTAACTGTACCAGTCCGTAACCAACCTGTTCGATGATGTTGATGTGCTTGTAATTGGCAACCGTTTTATGAAACAGTTCGCTGTTCAGGGTGCCTTTGGTTGCTAATATGCCTATGGTTTCTGTTTTGGTTTGATTTGCGGCCGGTTTTATGGCCGGTTCAATACCAATGATAGGAACGCTGTATTTTGCCCTTAATTCCTTAATGGCGTTCGTTGTGGCCGTATTACAGGCAACCACAATCAACTTGCAGTCGCGTTCCAGTAAATAATCTACGTTTTTGCAGCTCAGGCGTATAATGTCTTCTTTGGTTCTTTGACCGTATGGAGCGTTTTTACTATCGGCTAAATAGATAGTATTTTCGTTGGGTAAAAGCTGATGTACTTCTTTCCAGATGGAAATTCCTCCAACACCGGAATCAAAAAAGCCTATTGGATTTTTATTACTCATTACACAAATATAAAAAAAAACTGCCCTCATTATAAGGGCAGTTTTTATTTTTTAGCTTTAATTTATTATTTAAAACCTAATTCTTTTTTAACGTCAGCTGATAAATCCGGACCATCAGCAAGGATAACACCACTTCCATCTGTAGAATCTAAAACATATTGGTATCCTTTTGCTTTAGCAACTTTTTGGATAGCAGCTCTTGCTTTTTCCATGATTGGTTTTACAAGATCAAGTTCTTTTTGTTGTAATTCTTTTCCAGCATTTTCTCTGTACTGTTGGATTCTCTGACCCATATCCTGCATTTCTTTAGAACGTGTTTCGTTGATAGCTTCCGTTACAGTTGCAGCTTCTGACTCATATTTTTTTAATTTGGTTTGATACTCACTAACCATAGTTTTATATTGTGCATCGTATGTCTCCCCAATTTTTTTCACTTGAGCCTGTGCCGTTTTCATGTCAGGATAGTTTGTCATCAAATCACTTACGTTGATGTGAGCAACTTTTGCCTGTGCAGAAATTGTTTGACTCGCACCAATGAAAAGTGCAGCAGCGATAAGTAAAGTTTTTAACTGTTTCATTGTTTTAGGTATTTAATTTAATTTTCTGATTTATTTTCTGATGATTTATTTTTTAATTTCTCTTCTCTGTCTTTTTTAGCTTTTTCGCGGTCTTCCAGTATTTTTTTCTTTCTGTCTTCCAAAGCTTTTTTTCGTTCGTCCAGTTTTTGCTGACGCTCCTGAGCTAATTTGTCTTTAGCATCCTGTTGTTCTGTTTTAACATCGCTTTTAGGCTCTTCGCTTAAAGGCGTTTGTGCTGCCGGAACCTGTTTTTCGCCTTCTTTCGGAGCTGCAGGTGCTTTTGGCTGTGCTTTATTGGCATTTCTTTCGTCAAGTATTTGCTGACGTCTGTCCGCCTGTTCTTTCTTTTTCGCTTCCAAAGCGGCTTTACGTTCGTCTAATTTCTGCTGACGTTCTTCGGCCAGTCTGGCTTTTGCATCCTGTTGCGCCGTTGGAGCGGTATTTTCTTCGCCTTCTGCTTTCGGCTGTGCTTTATTTGCTTTTCGTTCGTCTAATAACTGCTGACGTTTTTCCAGCTGTTCCTGTTTTTTAGCTTCCAAAGCAGCTTTTCTGTCTGCAATGATCTTGTCACGGGCAGCTTTACGTTCGTCAATTTTTTTCTGACGTTCCACCTGATCCGGATTGGCACTGTCCATATCTTCCTTACGTTCCTGTGCTTCCAGTTCTTTAAGCTGTTTTTTATTCATCTGTTCTTTTTTCTGAGAACGGGTCAATACTCTTAAAACCTGGTCGCTGATGTCAAAACGCTGCGCTGCAAAAAGCATCGTCAGATCGGAGGCTTTGTCAAAAACAAAATCATATTTCTTTGCTTCGGCTATATCCTGAACGGCATTGAAAACCTGATCCTGTATTGGTTTAACCAACATGGTTTTTTGTGTCATCAGATCTCCCTGAGGACCAAAACGTTTTTGCTGGTAATCCAGCATTTCATTTTCAAGGAACCGGATTTCGTCTTCACGTTCGGAGATCAATTCCTTCGTCAATAATACTTTTTCAGTTTTTAAACTTTCTTTAAGCTTATTGATTTCATTTTTTTTAACTTCAATTTCTTGTTTCCAAGTCTGCGCCTTTAATTCCAGTTGGTTTTTTGCTTCGGCATATTCCGGAGCTTTCTCAAGAATATATTCCATATCAATGTAACCTATTCTGATACCTCTACTTTGCGCATTTGCCGTTAAATTAGCAAACGTTACAAGTGCAATTAAAAAATATTTTCTCATAACATTAATTAAATATTATTTTTCAACTATCGTGCCAAACTTTTTTAAAACTGTTGTCCAATGATAAAGTGCGTTTCCCATCCATTTTTCTGTGTTTGTCCCGGAAGGGCGTCAAAACCATAACCGAAATCAATACCCAATAATCCGAATGCCGGCATAAATACTCTTAATCCAAATCCTGCAGAACGTTTCAGGTCAAAAGGATTGTAGGATTTGAAAGAGTCAAACGATGCTCCTGCTTCTAAGAAGGAAAGGGCATAAATTGACGCTGACGGATTCATTGTAATCGGGTAACGCAATTCTAATGAAAATTTATTATAAATCGTTCCTCCGGATTGTTGCCCTTTTTGAGGACCTTCCTGGATGATTGGCGTTAAGGACTGGTTAGGATATCCTCTTAACTGGATAACCTCACGACCGTCCATAGAAAAATTCGCCAGACCGTCACCTCCTAAATAGAAACGTTCGAAAGGAACTAAACCTCTATTTTGGTTGTACGCACCAAGGAATCCAAATTCACCTAAAGAACGAAGTACTAATTTATTATAAATTGTGGTATACCAGTCTGCTTTGAACTTCACTTTATAGTATTCCAGCCAATTAAATTTCTTTTGATCCACTAACGACTGATCGGCAGCAGCATCCTGGTAATTGGTAACCGCATCACCATTGGAATTGATATAGGCGCCTGCAGGAACATAATTTCCGGTAGTAGAGTTGGTATAACCTGCACCGTTATTTTTTAGTTTATAAGCCTGCTGATTTCCTAAATCGCCATAGTCAACCCCGTTAAAAAGGGAATAAGGTAAGGTAAATTTTCCAGAAATACTAAATTCTGAACCATAAGTTGGATAAACCGGGTTGAAACCTTTACTGTTACGAGTCAATCCAATGGTATAGGTTAAGTTTTTAGAGGAACCGTTACCGAATGTAAATAATCCTGTGTTATAGTTGTTTAAGTCATAATACTGGAAACTTAAAACGTGTGATAACTGGAAGTAATCATCCGGAACATTCAATCTTTTTGCTAAACCTACCGATAAGGTTGTAATGTTGAAACTCTGGTTTCTGGTTACATCTCTTGTCTGGTAGTTGTACAGGAATTGTTTACTGTGTGAAATGGAAGTGGAGAAACTCACCGGTTTCTTACCACCAAGCCATGGCTCCTGGAATGAAATACTATAGGTCTGGAAATAGCTGCTTCCCTGTAAACGAAGCGACATTTTCTGACCGTCTCCCATCGGAAGCGGTTTGTAGGCATCCCTGTTAAATATATTTTTAATGGAGAAGTTATTGAACGATAAACCAAGTGTTCCGATGAATCCGCCACCACCGTAACCACCTTGCAGCTCTACCTGGCTGGAACCTTTTTCTACAACGGTCCACTCCACGTCAACACTACCGGAAGCAGGGTCGGCATTTTTAACCTCCGGATGGATAGCCTCCGGATCGAAAAACTGTAACGCTCCTAAGTCACGGATCGTTCTGATTACGTCCTGTTTGTTCCATTTTTGCCCCGGACGGGTTCTTAACTCACGGTAAATAACATAATCGTTAGTCTTGTCGTTTCCTTTAATGGTAACGTTGTTAAAGTAGGCGATAGGACCTTCTACGATTCGGATTTCGAAATCAATAGTGTCGTTAGCCGTTCTAACCTCAACCGGGTTAATATTGGAGAATAAATAACCGTTGTTCTGGTATAGGTTTGTTAAATCTTCTGCATCAGGACTTTTCTTGTTAGCGATTCGTTCCTGTAATTCTTTTCCGTTGTAAATATCACCTTTGTTGATTCCCAGTACACGGTTTAGGTCACGATCCGTATATACCGTGTTTCCTAAGAAACGGATATCTCCAAAGTAGTATTTTTTACCTTCTTCGACATTGAATTTAATGGCAACGGTATTTTTTTCTTTGTTGTAAGTAACAGTGTCCGAAGTAATACGGGCATCACGGTATCCTTTCTCTTTGTATTTCTCAACAACAGAAACTAAATCTTCTTTATACTTGTCTTTGATGTATTTCGAGGTTTTGAAAAGACGCATCGGGTTAAAAGGATTTTTCACTTTGGTGTTACTCATTGCCTTTTTAATCGCGGAAGTTTTCATCATGGAGTTTCCGGTAATTTCAATATCCGAAACCTTCACTTTTTTACCTCTGTCAACAAGGATAACCATATTCACATTAGCCTCGGTAGAATCTACCGGAATAGTGTTTATGGTTACTTTGGTGTTGAAGTAACCGTCTTTTTTGTATTTGTTTTCGATGTAGTTTCGGGCTGTAGTGATCAGGTTTTCATTCACTACTTTCCCTTTCTTTAAGTCGTTATCTTTGATAAGCTCTTCACTTTTACCTTTTTTTACACCGGTGATTTTTACGTCCTGTAATTTTGGTAATTCATGAATGTTTAATTCAATGTAGATGCTGTCGCCTTGTATTTTATTGTAATAGATATTGATATCATTGAAAAGTCCAAGCTTCCACAATTTTTTGATGGCATTACTAATCTCTTCTCCGGGAACGCTGATCATTTGTCCTTTTTCCAAACCTGAAAAAGTAACCACAGTTTGCTGATTATAGCTTATTTTTCCTGTAACATCAACATCTGCTA
This region of Flavobacterium inviolabile genomic DNA includes:
- a CDS encoding OmpH family outer membrane protein, coding for MKQLKTLLIAAALFIGASQTISAQAKVAHINVSDLMTNYPDMKTAQAQVKKIGETYDAQYKTMVSEYQTKLKKYESEAATVTEAINETRSKEMQDMGQRIQQYRENAGKELQQKELDLVKPIMEKARAAIQKVAKAKGYQYVLDSTDGSGVILADGPDLSADVKKELGFK
- a CDS encoding BamA/OMP85 family outer membrane protein is translated as MKQLSAIKKENVDLEKQANKLNNSQMLQKGIKLLFAILILGNISKINAQEHTEPETGRQYILADVDVTGKISYNQQTVVTFSGLEKGQMISVPGEEISNAIKKLWKLGLFNDINIYYNKIQGDSIYIELNIHELPKLQDVKITGVKKGKSEELIKDNDLKKGKVVNENLITTARNYIENKYKKDGYFNTKVTINTIPVDSTEANVNMVILVDRGKKVKVSDIEITGNSMMKTSAIKKAMSNTKVKNPFNPMRLFKTSKYIKDKYKEDLVSVVEKYKEKGYRDARITSDTVTYNKEKNTVAIKFNVEEGKKYYFGDIRFLGNTVYTDRDLNRVLGINKGDIYNGKELQERIANKKSPDAEDLTNLYQNNGYLFSNINPVEVRTANDTIDFEIRIVEGPIAYFNNVTIKGNDKTNDYVIYRELRTRPGQKWNKQDVIRTIRDLGALQFFDPEAIHPEVKNADPASGSVDVEWTVVEKGSSQVELQGGYGGGGFIGTLGLSFNNFSIKNIFNRDAYKPLPMGDGQKMSLRLQGSSYFQTYSISFQEPWLGGKKPVSFSTSISHSKQFLYNYQTRDVTRNQSFNITTLSVGLAKRLNVPDDYFQLSHVLSFQYYDLNNYNTGLFTFGNGSSKNLTYTIGLTRNSKGFNPVYPTYGSEFSISGKFTLPYSLFNGVDYGDLGNQQAYKLKNNGAGYTNSTTGNYVPAGAYINSNGDAVTNYQDAAADQSLVDQKKFNWLEYYKVKFKADWYTTIYNKLVLRSLGEFGFLGAYNQNRGLVPFERFYLGGDGLANFSMDGREVIQLRGYPNQSLTPIIQEGPQKGQQSGGTIYNKFSLELRYPITMNPSASIYALSFLEAGASFDSFKSYNPFDLKRSAGFGLRVFMPAFGLLGIDFGYGFDALPGQTQKNGWETHFIIGQQF
- the murI gene encoding glutamate racemase, which codes for MSNKNPIGFFDSGVGGISIWKEVHQLLPNENTIYLADSKNAPYGQRTKEDIIRLSCKNVDYLLERDCKLIVVACNTATTNAIKELRAKYSVPIIGIEPAIKPAANQTKTETIGILATKGTLNSELFHKTVANYKHINIIEQVGYGLVQLIENGDLESDEIKELLKTYLKPMVEANIDYLVLGCTHYPFLLPQIKEIIPAHIKIIDSGEAVARQTKNVLKQNNLLNTTEAESTHLFYTNYKSQVLKNISGFSANVFETDF
- a CDS encoding OmpH family outer membrane protein, which gives rise to MRKYFLIALVTFANLTANAQSRGIRIGYIDMEYILEKAPEYAEAKNQLELKAQTWKQEIEVKKNEINKLKESLKTEKVLLTKELISEREDEIRFLENEMLDYQQKRFGPQGDLMTQKTMLVKPIQDQVFNAVQDIAEAKKYDFVFDKASDLTMLFAAQRFDISDQVLRVLTRSQKKEQMNKKQLKELEAQERKEDMDSANPDQVERQKKIDERKAARDKIIADRKAALEAKKQEQLEKRQQLLDERKANKAQPKAEGEENTAPTAQQDAKARLAEERQQKLDERKAALEAKKKEQADRRQQILDERNANKAQPKAPAAPKEGEKQVPAAQTPLSEEPKSDVKTEQQDAKDKLAQERQQKLDERKKALEDRKKKILEDREKAKKDREEKLKNKSSENKSEN